In one Agrobacterium tumefaciens genomic region, the following are encoded:
- a CDS encoding DUF983 domain-containing protein, which yields MSAHQSSETVTFGDNSAERPLGRSIMRGMANRCPACGGGRLFRAFLKPVDNCAACGAEMHHHRSDDLPPYISIVIIGHIAVGGFMMTDMVFSVPMWVHFAIWVPITILAALLTLQPIKGGVIGLQWALKMHGFDGKQPKAQIDGSSH from the coding sequence ATGAGTGCACATCAGAGCTCGGAAACGGTCACCTTCGGCGACAACAGCGCGGAGCGGCCGCTTGGACGTTCCATCATGCGCGGTATGGCGAACCGCTGCCCCGCCTGCGGCGGCGGCCGCCTGTTTCGTGCCTTTCTGAAGCCGGTGGACAATTGCGCCGCCTGCGGCGCCGAAATGCACCACCATCGTTCCGATGATTTGCCGCCTTACATCTCCATCGTCATCATCGGCCACATCGCCGTCGGCGGCTTCATGATGACGGATATGGTCTTTTCCGTACCCATGTGGGTGCATTTCGCCATCTGGGTGCCAATCACCATTCTGGCCGCACTCTTGACGCTGCAACCGATCAAGGGCGGCGTCATCGGGCTGCAATGGGCGCTCAAGATGCACGGCTTTGACGGAAAGCAGCCAAAGGCGCAGATAGACGGTTCCTCCCACTGA
- the plsY gene encoding glycerol-3-phosphate 1-O-acyltransferase PlsY: protein MSALTDWQTAPALLALAALIGYLFGSIPFGLILTRMAGLGDVRKIGSGNIGATNVLRTGNKKLAAATLLLDALKGTAAVLVANALWGYEASLVAGFFAFLGHLFPVWLGFKGGKGVATYIGVLLGAAPLMMLAFALIWLATAFITRYSSLSALLAMLIIPVALWVLGPEKTALLVTLLSVISWWKHRENIARLLAGTESRIGQKG from the coding sequence ATGAGTGCTTTGACTGACTGGCAGACGGCGCCTGCCCTTCTCGCGCTGGCGGCGCTTATCGGTTACCTGTTCGGCTCGATACCCTTCGGCCTCATCCTCACCCGCATGGCGGGACTGGGCGACGTGCGCAAGATCGGCTCCGGCAATATTGGCGCAACCAATGTGCTGCGCACCGGCAACAAGAAGCTCGCCGCCGCAACCCTGCTGCTCGACGCGCTGAAGGGCACGGCGGCGGTGCTGGTCGCCAATGCGCTCTGGGGTTACGAAGCGTCGCTGGTCGCCGGTTTCTTCGCCTTCCTCGGCCACCTGTTTCCGGTGTGGCTCGGCTTCAAGGGCGGCAAGGGTGTGGCGACCTATATCGGCGTGCTTTTGGGGGCCGCCCCCCTGATGATGCTGGCCTTTGCGCTCATCTGGCTCGCAACCGCCTTCATCACCCGTTACTCGTCTCTGTCGGCGCTTTTGGCCATGCTGATCATTCCCGTGGCCCTCTGGGTGCTCGGACCTGAGAAGACGGCACTGCTGGTAACGCTGCTGAGCGTGATTTCCTGGTGGAAGCACCGCGAAAATATCGCACGGCTTCTGGCCGGCACCGAAAGCCGGATCGGACAAAAGGGCTAA
- the dprA gene encoding DNA-protecting protein DprA: MPHEETTRQGIELSSRQRVAWLRLIRSDNIGPVTFRELINHFGSAEKALDALPELSRRGGSLRSPRIATQAEAEGEIETAEKFGARFVGIGEPDYPSALRHLDGAPPLIAMKGSASTATKPCIGIVGSRNASINGAKFAAMLARDCGRAGYTIASGLARGIDAAAHRASLATGTVAMLAGGLDRPYPQENFGLLQEIYDQGGTTISEMPFGWEPRARDFPRRNRLIAGVSLGVVIVEAAERSGSLITARLAGEAGRLVFAVPGSPLDARCEGTNRLIKEGAMLTTGASDILEALRPLMEPQLPYERKIEEPRSDMEMSPPGDDERNIIAAALGPSPVDTDDIIRHTGFPAATVHLVLLELDIAGRLNRHAGGRVSLLAD, encoded by the coding sequence ATGCCGCATGAGGAAACGACACGGCAGGGCATAGAGCTTTCTTCCCGGCAGCGGGTCGCGTGGCTGCGGCTGATCCGCAGCGACAATATCGGCCCAGTCACCTTCCGCGAACTCATCAATCATTTTGGCAGCGCCGAAAAGGCGCTCGACGCCCTGCCGGAACTTTCAAGGCGCGGCGGTTCATTGCGCAGCCCCCGCATTGCCACTCAGGCGGAAGCGGAAGGCGAAATCGAGACCGCGGAAAAATTCGGGGCGCGTTTCGTCGGCATCGGCGAGCCGGATTACCCCTCCGCCCTGCGGCATCTGGACGGCGCGCCGCCGCTGATCGCCATGAAAGGATCGGCATCCACCGCAACAAAACCATGCATCGGTATTGTCGGCTCGCGCAACGCCTCCATCAACGGCGCGAAATTCGCCGCGATGCTCGCGCGCGACTGCGGCAGAGCCGGTTATACGATCGCTTCCGGCCTGGCGCGCGGCATAGACGCGGCCGCACACCGGGCAAGCCTTGCAACCGGTACCGTGGCCATGCTGGCGGGCGGCCTTGACCGTCCCTATCCGCAGGAAAATTTCGGGCTTTTGCAGGAGATATATGATCAGGGCGGCACGACGATCAGCGAAATGCCGTTCGGCTGGGAACCGCGCGCGCGGGATTTCCCCCGCCGCAACCGGCTGATCGCCGGCGTCTCCCTCGGCGTCGTCATCGTGGAAGCGGCGGAGCGCTCCGGCTCGCTGATTACGGCGCGGCTTGCCGGCGAAGCGGGCCGGCTCGTTTTTGCCGTGCCCGGTTCCCCGCTCGATGCACGCTGCGAAGGCACCAACCGGCTGATCAAGGAAGGTGCGATGCTGACGACGGGCGCTTCAGATATTCTCGAGGCGCTGCGGCCGCTGATGGAACCGCAATTGCCCTATGAGCGGAAAATCGAGGAACCGAGATCCGACATGGAGATGTCACCACCAGGGGACGACGAGCGTAACATCATCGCCGCCGCTCTCGGTCCCTCGCCCGTGGATACGGACGATATTATCCGCCACACGGGTTTTCCCGCTGCCACCGTTCATCTGGTGCTGCTGGAGCTCGATATAGCCGGGCGGTTAAACCGGCATGCCGGGGGTCGGGTTTCGCTCCTCGCGGATTGA
- a CDS encoding aspartate carbamoyltransferase catalytic subunit, with the protein MVFFPHRHLLGIKGLSHQDITLLLDKADEAVKISRQREKKTSTLRGLTQINLFFEASTRTQSSFELAGKRLGADVMNMSVGNSSVKKGETLIDTAMTLNAMRPDVLVVRHSSAGAAALLAQKVACSVVNAGDGQHEHPTQALLDALTIRRAKGELSGITVAICGDVLHSRVARSNIILLNQMGARVRVVAPATLLPSGIRDMSVEVFHDMKEGLKNADVVMMLRLQRERMSGSFVPSVREYFHYYGLDAEKLKAAKEDALVMHPGPMNRGVEIASDVADGPQSVIESQVEMGVAVRMAVMETLLVSQNQGERV; encoded by the coding sequence ATGGTCTTCTTCCCCCATCGCCATCTCCTCGGCATCAAGGGGCTTTCCCATCAGGATATTACCCTGCTTCTCGACAAGGCCGACGAGGCGGTGAAAATCAGCCGTCAGCGCGAGAAAAAGACCTCGACGCTTCGGGGCCTGACGCAGATCAACCTGTTCTTCGAAGCCTCGACGCGCACGCAGTCCTCCTTCGAGCTTGCCGGAAAACGCCTTGGCGCAGACGTGATGAACATGTCGGTCGGCAATTCCTCGGTGAAGAAGGGCGAAACGCTGATCGATACGGCGATGACGCTGAACGCCATGCGCCCGGATGTGCTGGTGGTTCGCCACTCCTCCGCCGGTGCAGCAGCCCTTCTCGCGCAGAAGGTCGCCTGCTCCGTCGTCAATGCCGGAGACGGCCAGCATGAGCACCCGACGCAGGCGCTGCTCGACGCGCTGACCATCCGCCGCGCCAAGGGCGAACTATCAGGCATCACGGTGGCGATCTGCGGCGACGTGCTGCATTCGCGCGTCGCCCGCTCCAACATCATACTGCTCAACCAGATGGGCGCGCGCGTTCGCGTCGTCGCCCCCGCCACGCTTTTGCCCTCCGGTATCCGCGACATGAGCGTCGAGGTTTTCCACGACATGAAGGAAGGGCTGAAGAACGCCGATGTGGTGATGATGCTGCGCCTGCAGCGCGAGCGCATGTCCGGCTCCTTCGTGCCTTCGGTGCGCGAATATTTCCATTATTACGGCCTCGATGCCGAAAAGCTGAAGGCGGCGAAGGAAGATGCGCTGGTCATGCATCCCGGCCCGATGAACCGCGGCGTGGAAATCGCCTCCGACGTGGCAGATGGTCCGCAGAGCGTGATCGAAAGCCAGGTGGAAATGGGGGTTGCCGTGCGCATGGCGGTCATGGAAACCCTGCTTGTCTCGCAAAATCAGGGTGAGCGCGTATGA
- the topA gene encoding type I DNA topoisomerase gives MNVVVVESPAKAKTINKYLGSGYKVLASFGHVRDLPAKDGSVLPDQDFEMSWEVDSASAKRMKDIADAVKASDGLILATDPDREGEAISWHVLDLLKKKRVLGDKPVKRVVFNAITKKAVLDAMANPRDIDVPLVDAYLARRALDYLVGFNLSPVLWRKLPGARSAGRVQSVALRLVCDRESEIERFVSEEYWNISALLKTPRGDEFEAKLVSADGKRLQSRGIKTGEEANRLKVLLEGATYVVDSVEAKPVKRNPGPPFTTSTLQQAASSRMGFGASRTMQVAQKLYEGIDIGGETVGLITYMRTDGVQMAPEAIDAARQAIGEQFGDRYVPEKARFYSTKAKNAQEAHEAIRPTDFNRTPDQLKRYLDADQLRLYDLIWKRGIASQMASAEIERTTVEILADKNGEKAGLRAVGSVIRFDGFIAAYTDQKEDGEQSDDGDDEGRLPQINERENLAKQKINASQHFTEPPPRYSEASLIKKMEELGIGRPSTYAATLKTLSDREYIIVDKRKLIPHSRGRLVTAFLESFFSKYVEYDFTAALEEKLDRISAGELDWKQVLRDFWKDFFAQIEDTKELRVTNVLDALNEVLAPLVFPKREDGSDPRICQVCGTGNLSLKLGKYGAFVGCSNYPECNYTRQLTSDGSEAEAAASNEPKALGADPMTGEELTLRSGRFGPYIQRGDGKEAKRSSLPKGWKPEDIDHEKALALINLPRDIGKHPETGKMISAGLGRYGPFLLHDGSYANLESIEDVFSIGLNRAVTVIAEKQSKGPGRGRSGTPAALKELGDHPDGGPITVRDGRYGAYVNWGKVNATIPKGQDPASVTLDESLVLIAERIAKTGTGGKPAKAKKPAAKKADGDAAAKPKATKAKAATKSKTAAKPKAAAKPKKAAE, from the coding sequence ATGAATGTCGTCGTCGTAGAATCTCCTGCCAAAGCCAAGACGATCAACAAGTATCTTGGCTCGGGCTATAAGGTTCTTGCATCCTTTGGCCATGTCAGAGACCTTCCTGCCAAGGACGGATCGGTGCTGCCCGACCAGGATTTCGAAATGTCCTGGGAAGTCGACAGCGCATCCGCCAAGCGCATGAAGGATATTGCCGATGCGGTAAAAGCCTCCGATGGCCTCATTCTCGCAACCGACCCGGATCGCGAAGGTGAAGCCATTTCCTGGCACGTTCTCGATCTTTTGAAGAAGAAGCGCGTTCTCGGCGACAAGCCGGTGAAGCGAGTGGTCTTCAACGCCATCACCAAAAAGGCGGTGCTGGACGCCATGGCGAACCCGCGCGACATCGACGTGCCGCTGGTCGACGCCTATCTCGCCCGCCGCGCGCTGGATTATCTCGTCGGTTTCAACTTGTCTCCGGTATTGTGGCGCAAGCTGCCCGGCGCGCGCTCCGCCGGCCGCGTGCAGTCGGTTGCGCTGCGCCTCGTCTGCGATCGCGAATCCGAGATCGAACGTTTCGTCTCCGAGGAATACTGGAACATCAGCGCGCTTCTGAAGACACCGCGCGGTGACGAGTTCGAGGCCAAGCTGGTATCCGCGGATGGCAAGCGGCTGCAGAGCCGCGGGATCAAGACCGGTGAGGAAGCGAACCGGCTGAAGGTGTTGCTGGAAGGCGCGACCTATGTGGTCGATTCCGTCGAGGCAAAACCCGTCAAGCGCAATCCCGGCCCGCCCTTCACCACCTCGACTTTGCAGCAGGCGGCGTCTTCGCGTATGGGCTTTGGTGCCTCGCGGACGATGCAGGTAGCACAGAAGCTTTATGAAGGTATCGACATCGGCGGAGAAACCGTCGGCCTTATCACCTATATGCGTACTGACGGCGTGCAGATGGCACCGGAAGCCATCGATGCTGCCCGCCAGGCCATTGGCGAGCAATTCGGCGATCGCTATGTGCCGGAAAAGGCGCGTTTCTATTCCACCAAGGCCAAGAACGCCCAGGAAGCGCATGAGGCGATCCGCCCGACCGATTTCAACCGCACGCCGGATCAGCTGAAGCGTTATCTCGATGCCGATCAACTGCGTCTTTACGACCTGATCTGGAAGCGCGGTATCGCCAGCCAGATGGCGTCCGCTGAAATCGAGCGCACCACGGTGGAAATTCTTGCGGACAAGAACGGCGAGAAGGCCGGTCTCCGTGCCGTCGGCTCGGTGATCCGTTTTGACGGTTTCATCGCCGCCTATACCGACCAGAAGGAAGACGGCGAACAGAGCGACGACGGTGACGACGAAGGCCGCCTGCCGCAGATCAATGAGCGCGAGAACCTCGCCAAGCAGAAGATCAATGCCAGCCAGCACTTCACCGAACCGCCGCCGCGTTATTCGGAAGCCTCACTCATCAAGAAGATGGAAGAACTCGGCATCGGCCGCCCTTCCACCTATGCGGCAACGCTGAAGACGCTGAGCGACCGTGAATATATCATCGTCGACAAGCGCAAGCTGATCCCGCATTCACGCGGACGGCTGGTGACGGCTTTCCTTGAAAGCTTCTTCTCCAAATATGTCGAATACGACTTCACCGCCGCTCTCGAAGAAAAGCTCGACCGGATTTCCGCTGGTGAGTTGGACTGGAAGCAGGTGCTGCGCGATTTCTGGAAGGATTTCTTCGCGCAGATCGAAGATACCAAGGAATTGCGCGTCACCAACGTGCTGGATGCGCTGAACGAGGTTCTGGCACCGCTGGTGTTCCCCAAGCGTGAGGATGGTTCGGATCCGCGCATCTGTCAGGTTTGCGGCACCGGCAATCTCTCGCTGAAGCTCGGCAAATACGGCGCTTTCGTCGGTTGCTCCAACTATCCGGAATGCAACTACACCCGCCAGCTCACCTCTGACGGTTCGGAAGCCGAAGCTGCGGCCTCGAACGAGCCGAAGGCGCTCGGCGCCGATCCGATGACCGGTGAAGAGTTGACGCTGCGCTCCGGCCGCTTCGGACCCTATATCCAGCGCGGCGACGGCAAGGAAGCCAAGCGTTCTTCGCTGCCCAAGGGCTGGAAGCCTGAGGATATTGACCACGAGAAGGCGCTGGCGCTCATCAACCTGCCGCGCGATATCGGCAAACATCCGGAAACCGGCAAGATGATATCAGCCGGGCTTGGCCGCTATGGACCGTTCCTTCTGCATGACGGTTCCTATGCGAACCTTGAAAGTATCGAGGACGTGTTCTCGATCGGTCTCAACCGCGCCGTCACCGTCATTGCCGAAAAGCAGAGCAAGGGACCGGGACGCGGCCGCAGCGGCACGCCGGCAGCGCTGAAGGAACTGGGCGACCACCCCGATGGCGGCCCGATCACCGTGCGTGACGGGCGTTATGGCGCTTACGTCAACTGGGGCAAGGTCAACGCCACCATTCCAAAGGGTCAGGATCCGGCCTCGGTGACGCTGGACGAGTCTCTGGTGCTGATTGCCGAGCGCATTGCCAAGACCGGCACCGGCGGCAAGCCTGCCAAGGCCAAGAAACCTGCCGCCAAGAAGGCCGATGGTGACGCCGCGGCAAAACCGAAGGCGACGAAAGCCAAGGCAGCAACCAAGAGCAAGACGGCCGCCAAGCCGAAGGCTGCAGCCAAACCCAAGAAGGCAGCAGAGTGA
- the rnr gene encoding ribonuclease R, with protein MSKTPRQRQGSASDGFGRTGRGKRVSEGEGIIHGEVPSREVLLKFIADHPQQASKREIAKAFGLKGENRIVLKALLKELEVDGMVHKSRKSLTRPGGLPPVTVLDITTRDKDGELIGRPAEWPEDMGAAPAVLIRQSSQDRGKKAPAAGLGDRILAKIFPSKESVGPAYTARVVKLIDRRQNALLGVFKQTEGGGGRLMPIDRRGEEMVIDPDGVGDAKDGDLIEVETSRNSGRYGLTRAKVLSVIGSVASEKAISMIAIHAHGIPHIFPSNVLAEADAAKPATMSHREDWRDLPLITIDPADAKDHDDAVYAEPDTSPDNPDGVIVTVAIADVSWYVRSGAPLDREALKRGNSVYFPDRVVPMLPERISNDLCSLKEGVDRPALAVRMTFSKEGRKAGHTFHRIMMKSAAKLSYQQAQAAIDGRPDDKTGTLLEPILKPLWHAYEVMKRGRDRRQPLELDMPERKIQLRPDGTVDKVVIPERLDAHKLIEEMMIQANVAAAETLEKKKQPLVYRVHDAPTLSKQEVLREFLGTIGISMAKGAAMRANSFNGILARAIDTPHQIMVNEMVLRSQSQAIYSPENIGHFGLNLMKYAHFTSPIRRYADLIVHRALVGSLGLGEGGITPQEEATLDDIAAEISTFERRAMAAERDTINRLIAHHLSERVGEEFEGRVSGVTKAGLFVALPQFGADGFVPISTLGTDYFLYDEAHQALTGEKTGLGYQLGDTVQVRLAEAVPLAGALRFDMLSPGRKMPVGTRSFHKAGRRTSRPAAKPGTRPPRRRH; from the coding sequence GTGAGCAAGACGCCGCGTCAGAGACAGGGTTCCGCCAGCGACGGCTTTGGACGCACCGGACGCGGCAAGCGTGTGAGCGAAGGTGAAGGCATCATCCATGGCGAGGTGCCTTCCCGCGAGGTGCTGCTGAAATTCATCGCCGACCATCCGCAGCAGGCTTCCAAGCGCGAAATCGCCAAAGCTTTCGGGCTGAAAGGTGAAAACCGCATCGTTCTGAAAGCGCTGCTGAAGGAACTCGAAGTCGATGGCATGGTGCACAAGAGCCGCAAGTCGCTGACGCGGCCGGGCGGCCTGCCACCGGTTACGGTTCTCGACATCACCACCCGCGACAAGGACGGCGAATTGATCGGCCGGCCGGCGGAATGGCCGGAAGATATGGGCGCGGCACCTGCCGTGCTCATCCGCCAGTCCTCGCAGGATCGCGGCAAGAAAGCCCCGGCTGCCGGTCTCGGCGACCGTATTCTGGCAAAGATCTTCCCCTCCAAGGAAAGCGTCGGCCCGGCCTATACGGCGCGCGTCGTAAAGCTGATCGACCGTCGCCAGAACGCGCTGCTTGGCGTGTTCAAGCAAACGGAAGGCGGCGGCGGACGGCTGATGCCGATCGACCGGCGTGGCGAGGAGATGGTGATCGACCCGGATGGTGTCGGCGACGCCAAGGACGGCGATCTGATCGAGGTGGAAACCTCGCGCAATAGCGGCCGTTACGGCCTGACGCGGGCGAAAGTCCTCTCGGTCATCGGCTCGGTCGCCTCGGAAAAGGCGATCTCGATGATCGCGATCCATGCCCACGGCATTCCGCACATCTTCCCCTCGAATGTTCTGGCCGAAGCGGATGCTGCAAAGCCCGCAACCATGTCGCACCGTGAGGACTGGCGCGACCTGCCGCTCATCACCATCGATCCGGCTGACGCCAAGGATCATGACGACGCGGTCTATGCCGAACCGGATACCTCGCCCGACAATCCTGATGGCGTCATCGTCACGGTCGCCATTGCCGATGTGTCCTGGTATGTGCGATCAGGCGCACCGCTCGACCGCGAGGCGCTGAAGCGCGGCAACTCGGTCTATTTCCCTGACCGTGTCGTGCCGATGCTGCCGGAGCGTATCTCCAACGATCTCTGTTCGCTGAAGGAAGGCGTCGACCGCCCTGCCCTCGCCGTGCGTATGACCTTCTCGAAGGAAGGCCGCAAGGCGGGCCACACCTTCCATCGCATCATGATGAAGAGCGCTGCCAAGCTCTCCTACCAGCAGGCGCAGGCCGCGATCGACGGCCGCCCCGACGACAAGACCGGGACGCTGCTGGAGCCGATCCTGAAGCCATTGTGGCATGCATACGAGGTGATGAAGCGCGGCCGCGACCGCCGCCAGCCGCTGGAACTCGACATGCCGGAGCGCAAGATTCAGCTCAGGCCCGATGGCACGGTGGACAAGGTCGTCATTCCCGAACGTCTCGATGCGCATAAGCTGATCGAGGAAATGATGATCCAGGCGAATGTCGCCGCCGCCGAGACGCTGGAAAAGAAGAAGCAGCCGCTGGTCTATCGCGTCCACGATGCACCCACGCTCTCCAAGCAGGAGGTGCTGCGCGAATTCCTCGGCACCATCGGCATATCCATGGCAAAGGGGGCGGCCATGCGCGCCAATTCCTTCAACGGCATTCTGGCGCGCGCCATTGATACGCCGCACCAGATCATGGTCAACGAGATGGTGCTGCGCAGCCAGAGCCAGGCGATCTACAGCCCGGAAAACATCGGCCATTTCGGCCTCAACCTGATGAAATATGCCCATTTCACCTCGCCGATCCGCCGTTATGCCGACCTCATCGTGCATCGCGCGCTGGTGGGTTCTCTGGGCCTCGGCGAAGGCGGTATCACACCGCAGGAAGAGGCGACGCTGGACGACATCGCCGCCGAAATCTCGACATTCGAGCGCCGCGCCATGGCTGCCGAGCGCGACACCATCAACCGGCTGATCGCGCATCATCTTTCCGAACGGGTGGGTGAAGAATTCGAGGGCCGTGTTTCCGGTGTCACCAAGGCGGGACTTTTTGTCGCGCTTCCGCAGTTTGGCGCGGACGGATTTGTTCCTATATCTACACTCGGAACCGATTATTTCCTCTACGATGAGGCCCATCAGGCCCTGACAGGGGAAAAGACGGGTCTCGGTTATCAGCTTGGTGACACGGTTCAGGTGCGGCTTGCGGAAGCCGTGCCACTGGCGGGTGCGCTGCGTTTCGATATGCTGAGCCCGGGGCGCAAGATGCCGGTCGGTACGCGGTCGTTCCACAAGGCGGGCCGGCGGACATCGCGTCCTGCCGCAAAGCCCGGAACACGGCCGCCCAGAAGGCGACATTAG
- a CDS encoding nuclear transport factor 2 family protein has translation MEASVRKLFERYERFFNKSLNGDMDMEEVSSLYASDFIAASPAGVMTGKNDEQLKQVMTKGYQRYRAIGTKRMRIRDIHLSPIDEHHCVAHVAWTATFAGKDQSDLAIDFDVHYFVQALDGKPKVFGWASGDEQTLLKKHGII, from the coding sequence ATGGAGGCAAGCGTCAGAAAGCTCTTTGAACGATATGAGCGCTTTTTCAACAAGTCTCTCAACGGCGACATGGATATGGAAGAGGTCTCATCCCTTTATGCCTCCGACTTCATCGCCGCATCACCTGCCGGGGTGATGACCGGGAAGAACGACGAGCAGCTAAAGCAGGTCATGACGAAGGGTTATCAGCGCTATAGGGCCATAGGAACGAAAAGGATGCGGATACGCGATATCCACCTTTCACCCATCGATGAACATCATTGCGTCGCCCACGTCGCCTGGACGGCAACCTTTGCCGGCAAGGACCAATCGGATCTCGCCATCGATTTCGATGTTCACTATTTCGTCCAGGCGCTGGACGGGAAGCCGAAAGTTTTCGGCTGGGCCTCAGGCGATGAGCAGACGCTTTTGAAAAAGCATGGCATCATCTGA
- a CDS encoding dihydroorotase, translating into MSAVTVLKNLRIVDPSRNLDETGSVIIGADGTILAAGKDAHNQGAPEGATVRDCKGLVAVPGLVDARVFVGEPGAEHRETIESAARAAAAGGVTSIIVMPDTDPVIDDIALVEYVKKTARDKAIVNVHPAAALTKGLNGEEMTEFGMLKEAGAVAFTNGRKALSDTLVLRRAMTYARELGAVISLETRDKYIGGGDMNEGLFASWLGLSGVPKEAEIIPLERDLRIAGLTQAIYHAAKISVPESAEAIRVARQRGVKATCGISINHLTLNENDIGEYRTFFKLSPPLRAEDDRKAMVEALKDGTIDIIVSSHDPQDVDTKRLPFSDAASGAVGLETMLAAALLLHHSGEVPLMRLIDALSTRPAKIFGLDAGTLKAGAKADITLIDLDEPWLVTREQLVSKSKNTPFEDARFSGRAVATYVAGKAVHSLA; encoded by the coding sequence ATGAGTGCCGTTACCGTTCTCAAGAACCTCCGCATCGTCGATCCGTCCCGTAACCTCGACGAGACCGGCAGCGTGATCATCGGCGCAGACGGCACTATTCTGGCGGCGGGCAAGGATGCGCATAATCAGGGCGCACCGGAAGGCGCGACCGTGCGTGACTGCAAGGGGCTCGTGGCCGTTCCCGGTCTGGTGGATGCCCGTGTCTTCGTCGGCGAACCTGGTGCCGAACACCGCGAGACCATCGAATCCGCCGCGCGCGCGGCAGCGGCCGGCGGTGTCACCAGCATCATCGTCATGCCCGATACCGACCCTGTCATCGATGACATCGCACTCGTCGAATATGTGAAGAAGACGGCGCGCGACAAGGCAATCGTCAATGTCCATCCGGCAGCGGCCCTGACCAAGGGCCTCAATGGCGAGGAAATGACCGAGTTCGGCATGCTGAAGGAAGCCGGTGCGGTTGCCTTCACCAATGGCCGCAAGGCGCTTTCCGACACGCTGGTGCTGCGCCGCGCCATGACCTATGCGCGCGAACTGGGCGCTGTCATCTCGCTCGAAACCCGCGACAAATATATCGGCGGCGGTGACATGAACGAGGGGCTGTTCGCAAGCTGGCTCGGCCTGTCGGGCGTTCCCAAGGAAGCCGAGATCATCCCGCTGGAACGCGATCTGCGCATTGCCGGGCTGACTCAGGCGATTTACCACGCCGCCAAGATTTCCGTGCCGGAATCGGCTGAGGCGATCCGCGTTGCGCGGCAGCGGGGCGTCAAGGCCACCTGCGGCATCTCGATCAACCATCTGACGCTCAACGAGAACGATATCGGCGAATACCGCACCTTCTTCAAGCTCTCCCCGCCGCTGCGCGCCGAAGACGATCGCAAGGCCATGGTGGAGGCGCTGAAGGACGGCACCATCGACATCATTGTCTCCTCACACGACCCGCAGGATGTCGACACCAAGCGCCTGCCGTTTTCGGATGCCGCGAGCGGCGCGGTGGGGCTGGAAACCATGCTGGCGGCGGCGCTGCTCCTCCACCACAGCGGCGAGGTTCCGCTGATGCGGCTGATCGATGCGCTTTCCACCCGTCCGGCAAAGATTTTCGGACTGGATGCGGGAACGCTGAAGGCGGGCGCGAAAGCCGATATCACGCTCATCGATCTCGACGAGCCATGGCTTGTGACCAGGGAACAGCTGGTGTCCAAATCCAAGAACACGCCGTTCGAGGATGCCCGTTTCAGCGGCCGTGCCGTCGCCACTTATGTGGCTGGCAAAGCCGTTCATTCCTTGGCATAA